A genomic stretch from Leptotrichia sp. HSP-536 includes:
- a CDS encoding PTS lactose/cellobiose transporter subunit IIA, with product MDIEMIAMTLIGHAGETKSLAFQAINEAKKGNFSETENLLKKSTEEMLKAHELQTDLIIKEADGEKMEVGLIMVHAQDHLMTAILFKELAKEFIEVYKKLEKNNF from the coding sequence ATGGATATTGAAATGATTGCTATGACTTTGATTGGGCATGCTGGGGAAACAAAAAGCTTAGCTTTTCAAGCAATAAACGAAGCAAAAAAAGGAAATTTTTCAGAAACGGAGAATCTTTTAAAAAAATCAACTGAAGAAATGCTGAAAGCACATGAACTACAAACTGATTTGATAATAAAAGAAGCTGATGGAGAAAAAATGGAAGTTGGACTAATCATGGTGCATGCACAGGATCATCTGATGACAGCAATTTTGTTTAAGGAACTGGCAAAAGAATTCATCGAAGTTTATAAAAAATTAGAAAAAAATAATTTTTAA
- a CDS encoding PTS sugar transporter subunit IIB encodes MKRILLCCAAGMSTSLLVNKMKSEAAKKGIEVYIWAEPLEKAQEEFAKADVVLLGPQVKYAFPEAKKIADENNISIDVITIVDYGMMNGAKVLEQALSLLK; translated from the coding sequence ATGAAAAGAATCTTATTATGTTGTGCAGCAGGAATGTCTACCAGTCTACTGGTAAATAAAATGAAATCTGAAGCTGCAAAAAAAGGCATCGAAGTTTACATTTGGGCAGAACCTCTTGAAAAAGCGCAAGAAGAATTTGCAAAAGCTGACGTTGTTTTATTAGGACCACAAGTAAAATACGCTTTTCCTGAAGCAAAAAAAATTGCTGATGAAAACAATATAAGTATAGATGTAATTACTATAGTTGATTATGGAATGATGAACGGTGCTAAGGTACTTGAACAAGCATTATCTTTATTAAAATAA
- a CDS encoding anthranilate synthase component I family protein — translation MLINKPIYYYSIIRKKFSNSYFAEDERQVIIGIDCEYFDSNEYSYDSLKKIYNSFVKQKRLSSFAGLFGTFAYESIHFFEKIEKIEKEQFKFPQFIFANAKAYLHYSKTSKEFSFYGDEEKYFNFLNDKISEKINDSDLFYDIKTDFEEEKLHYYEIIEKAKEYIKSGDIFQVVLSEQLKLSSNMDSLDFYEKLSKANPSPYMYHFPTKYGDIVGSSPEILVDISSDNIHIAPIAGTRPRGKDANEDAFLANGLLNDEKECAEHRMLVDLARNDIGKFAESGSVVVKNLMHIKNYEHVMHIVTDVYGKKRKDVSIFEVIAQALPAGTLSGSPKIRAMQIISELETFKRNVYAGGIGFLRFNGDVQLAIIIRTAFFENKNYDLNEVDEVRNVFIQAGAGIVFDSVKEKEYEEICHKRASVLNIFKKFCDEKIVNENGKDVK, via the coding sequence ATGTTGATAAATAAGCCTATTTATTACTATTCCATTATTAGAAAAAAATTTAGCAATTCCTATTTTGCTGAAGATGAAAGGCAAGTTATTATTGGGATTGACTGTGAATATTTTGATTCTAATGAATACAGCTATGACTCGTTAAAAAAAATATACAATTCTTTTGTAAAACAGAAAAGACTTTCCTCTTTTGCAGGGCTTTTTGGAACATTTGCTTATGAGTCGATACATTTTTTTGAAAAAATCGAAAAAATTGAAAAAGAGCAGTTTAAATTTCCACAGTTTATTTTTGCCAATGCAAAGGCATATTTACACTATTCAAAGACTAGTAAAGAATTTTCCTTTTATGGAGATGAAGAAAAATATTTTAATTTTTTAAATGATAAAATTTCTGAAAAAATTAATGATTCTGATTTATTTTATGATATAAAAACAGATTTTGAAGAGGAAAAATTACATTATTATGAAATTATTGAAAAAGCGAAGGAATATATTAAGTCTGGAGATATTTTTCAAGTTGTACTAAGCGAACAGTTAAAACTTTCGTCAAATATGGATTCACTTGATTTTTACGAAAAATTGTCAAAAGCAAATCCGAGTCCGTATATGTATCATTTTCCTACAAAATATGGAGATATAGTTGGTTCTAGCCCTGAAATACTGGTTGATATTTCATCAGATAATATTCATATCGCTCCTATCGCTGGAACTCGTCCCAGAGGAAAAGATGCCAACGAAGACGCATTTTTAGCAAACGGCTTATTAAATGATGAAAAAGAATGTGCTGAACATCGGATGCTTGTTGACTTGGCTAGAAATGATATTGGGAAATTTGCAGAAAGTGGCTCGGTTGTTGTAAAAAATCTTATGCATATTAAGAATTATGAACATGTAATGCACATTGTAACTGATGTTTATGGGAAAAAGAGAAAAGATGTGTCGATATTTGAAGTTATTGCTCAGGCTCTTCCAGCGGGAACGCTTTCTGGATCGCCAAAAATTCGTGCTATGCAAATCATTTCAGAACTCGAGACATTTAAAAGAAATGTTTATGCTGGCGGAATTGGATTTTTGAGATTTAATGGGGATGTTCAGCTTGCGATTATTATCCGTACTGCATTTTTTGAAAATAAAAATTACGACTTAAATGAAGTTGATGAGGTTCGGAATGTATTTATTCAGGCTGGAGCAGGAATTGTGTTTGATTCTGTGAAAGAAAAGGAATATGAAGAAATTTGCCATAAAAGAGCGTCTGTGCTGAATATTTTTAAAAAATTCTGCGATGAAAAAATAGTAAATGAAAATGGAAAGGATGTGAAATAA
- the trpD gene encoding anthranilate phosphoribosyltransferase — protein MILMIDNYDSFVFNVEQYLKEMTDDEVITVRNDAITIDDIKKMKFSKIIFSPGPKHPKDSGICLEILNNIDELGNIPILGICLGHQAIGMNFGGEIKRLENPLHGKTSEITVLSESSVLFKNLPKKFKVMRYHSLYVDDISEELEVTAKSEDGIAMAVEHKSKNIFGIQFHPESFFTEYGKNMIRNFLNIEISETLQNNKNSKEKGNFIDMNKYLKKLQENIALTDTDFREIFKIIDSKNYDIVQLGALLVLISEKSLYPESLTAFVKNILEYSTTFEDNSDMIDVCGTGGDGFKTINISTAVAFILGAMGVNVAKHGNRAISSKSGSSDVLDKLGVSLENSLANQIEKLHVKNLAFFHAPFFHKLVGEVREVRSRLGIRTVFNILGPLLHPNTKLKYQLVGLYHEPVHRLYAETLQLLGRKHALVVRGNDGLDEITICDDTRIIEVKGEQILEYTISPESFGFKRAFHSEIEGGTPEENAEILVKILKGEEKSAKFDIVVLNAMFALYTADVVDHPAKAKDMVLEAIESGKVYKFYKDYVKITK, from the coding sequence ATGATTTTGATGATTGACAATTATGATTCGTTTGTATTTAATGTTGAACAGTATTTGAAGGAAATGACTGACGATGAAGTTATTACTGTTAGAAATGACGCAATTACAATTGATGATATAAAAAAAATGAAGTTTTCTAAAATCATCTTTTCTCCAGGTCCAAAACATCCAAAAGACAGTGGAATTTGCCTTGAAATTTTAAATAATATTGATGAACTGGGAAATATTCCAATTTTGGGAATTTGTCTTGGACATCAGGCAATTGGAATGAACTTTGGCGGGGAAATAAAGAGGCTTGAAAATCCGTTGCACGGTAAAACTTCAGAAATTACAGTTTTATCAGAAAGTTCTGTGTTATTCAAAAACTTGCCAAAAAAATTTAAAGTTATGAGGTATCATTCGCTTTATGTTGACGATATTTCAGAAGAACTTGAAGTTACGGCAAAGTCTGAGGATGGGATTGCGATGGCTGTGGAACACAAAAGTAAAAATATTTTTGGAATACAGTTTCATCCAGAATCATTTTTTACTGAATATGGAAAAAATATGATAAGAAATTTCTTGAATATTGAAATTTCAGAAACTTTGCAAAATAATAAAAATTCTAAAGAGAAAGGAAACTTTATAGATATGAATAAATATTTAAAAAAATTACAGGAAAATATTGCATTGACAGATACTGATTTTCGTGAAATCTTTAAAATTATTGATAGCAAAAATTATGACATTGTACAGCTTGGAGCTTTGCTTGTACTAATTTCAGAAAAAAGCCTTTATCCTGAATCGCTTACAGCATTTGTAAAAAATATTCTGGAATACAGTACAACTTTTGAAGATAATTCTGATATGATTGATGTTTGTGGGACTGGTGGTGATGGATTCAAGACAATAAATATTTCGACAGCTGTCGCATTTATTCTGGGAGCAATGGGAGTAAATGTAGCAAAACACGGAAATCGTGCAATCTCGAGTAAAAGTGGAAGCAGTGATGTACTTGATAAACTAGGAGTATCTCTTGAAAATTCGCTTGCAAATCAAATTGAAAAACTGCACGTAAAAAATCTTGCTTTCTTTCATGCCCCATTTTTCCACAAATTAGTTGGAGAAGTGCGAGAAGTTAGAAGCCGTCTTGGAATAAGAACTGTCTTTAACATTTTAGGTCCACTGCTTCACCCAAACACAAAACTAAAATACCAATTGGTTGGGCTTTACCACGAGCCTGTACACAGATTGTACGCCGAAACATTACAATTACTAGGAAGAAAACACGCATTAGTTGTTCGAGGAAATGACGGGCTTGATGAAATCACGATTTGCGATGATACAAGAATTATCGAAGTAAAAGGCGAACAAATTCTGGAATATACAATCTCGCCTGAAAGTTTTGGCTTTAAGCGGGCTTTCCATTCTGAAATTGAAGGCGGAACTCCAGAGGAAAATGCTGAAATTTTGGTAAAAATATTAAAAGGTGAAGAAAAATCAGCAAAATTTGATATTGTCGTATTGAATGCAATGTTTGCACTTTATACTGCGGATGTGGTGGATCATCCTGCGAAAGCAAAGGATATGGTTTTAGAAGCGATTGAAAGCGGGAAGGTTTATAAGTTTTATAAAGATTATGTGAAGATTACAAAATAA